The window AGTTCGGGAATGGACATCTCACCATTGTGGACCACCGCACCCCCTTCTGGCTGTGCGTGCGATCGGTGCGGCGACGGCACCCTAAGATGGGGGCACGACGCGGCCCGCCGCGCCGCGGGGAGGATCCTCTGTTGGCCCAGCTACTCGTTCTGAGTTCCGCGCCTGGCGGCACTGCCGTGTTGCCTGCGCTCGAACTGCTGAGCCACCGCGTGCGCCAGATCCCCGCGGAGCCCGCGCAACTGGTGAACGCCCCCAGCGCCGATGTCATCTTCGTGGATGCCCGTATCGATCTGGTCGGCGCGAAGTCACTGTGCAAGATCCTCACCACCACCGGGCTCGACGCCCCGCTCGTGCTCGTGGTGACCGAGGGCGGCCTGACCGCGGTGTCCACCGACTGGGGCATCGACGACGTCATCCTCGTCACGGCGGGACCGGCCGAAGTCGACGCACGGGTGCGCCTGGCGGTGGGACGGCAGTCGGCGGAGCAGGTCTCCACCCGCATCCAGACCTCCGGCATCACGATCGATGAGTCCTCCTACTCCGCGAAGGTGCACGGCAAACCGCTGGATCTGACCTATAAGGAGTTCCAGCTGCTGCACTTCTTCGCGACGCACCCCTCGCGGGTGTTCACGCGCGAGCAGTTGCTGAGCGAGGTGTGGGGCTACGACTACTTCGGCGGCACGCGCACCGTCGATGTGCACGTGCGGCGCCTGCGCGCCAAGCTCGGCGACCTCGAGCAGCTCATCGGCACCGTGCGCAACGTCGGGTACCGCTTCAACGTGTATGAGGACGATCAGGTGCCCGCTCCGCGCGAGCGCTCGCAGGCGTGACGCGGCGGCATCCGTTCCCCCTCCTGCCGCAACGCCCTGACATGATGGGCTGATGATCCACACCGAAGCACTCGACAGCGGCCTCGGGGACGCAGACGACGACGACTTCGACCAGGCCGTCGAGACGTATGACCTGCAACTGCCGGAAAATCGCTACCAGGACCGGGAGATCAGCTGGCTCGCGTTCAACCGCCGAGTGCTGGAATTGGCGGAGGATCCGGCCATTCCGGTGCTGGAGCGGGCGAATTTCCTCGCGATCTTCGCCAGCAACCTCGACGAGTTCTTCATGGTTCGCGTCGCCGGCCTCAAGCGCCGCATCGTGACCGGGCTGGCCATTCCGACCAACGTCGGGCGCGCGCCGCTGGACGTGCTCACCGACATCTCCGCCGAAGCGCACGCGCTGCAGGTGCGCCACGCCGACGCCTGGACGACCCTCGTGCGTCCCGCGCTGGCGGATGCCGGCATCGACATCGTCTCGTGGCATGACCTGAGCGACGGCGAGCGCACCCTGCTGTACGACTACTTCCAGGGTC is drawn from Microbacterium sp. zg-B96 and contains these coding sequences:
- a CDS encoding response regulator transcription factor, whose product is MAQLLVLSSAPGGTAVLPALELLSHRVRQIPAEPAQLVNAPSADVIFVDARIDLVGAKSLCKILTTTGLDAPLVLVVTEGGLTAVSTDWGIDDVILVTAGPAEVDARVRLAVGRQSAEQVSTRIQTSGITIDESSYSAKVHGKPLDLTYKEFQLLHFFATHPSRVFTREQLLSEVWGYDYFGGTRTVDVHVRRLRAKLGDLEQLIGTVRNVGYRFNVYEDDQVPAPRERSQA